The Campylobacter sp. CN_NE2 genome contains a region encoding:
- a CDS encoding quinone-dependent dihydroorotate dehydrogenase → MYYKTLKKLLFKFDPETAHGLAEFALKNGGNFDFILNLISKNFSYQNEALKQNIFGLNFANPLGIGGGFDKNATMIKALNALGFGYLEYGTFTPKPQPGNAKPRLFRLIEEESLQNAMGFNNKGWEAIAKRVEKIYPFKAPLIANIGKNKITPNEDALKDYEILTQKFKDLCDIFVINISSPNTPNLRDLQDEKFIKDIFETMKSITDKPILLKIAPDMSFGKAIDLCSCAVQNGANGVIINNTSIDYSLTPKAKDFGGLSGKLITKKTKELFKAVANELFGETILISCGGIDNGKEAYERIKMGASLVEIYTSFIFKGPSVIKNINSQIAELLEKDGFTNITQAIGVNAKKAI, encoded by the coding sequence ATGTATTATAAAACTTTAAAAAAATTGCTTTTCAAATTTGACCCCGAAACAGCTCACGGCTTAGCCGAATTTGCTCTTAAAAACGGCGGAAATTTTGATTTTATACTAAATTTGATTTCTAAAAATTTTTCTTATCAAAATGAAGCTTTAAAACAAAATATTTTTGGGTTAAATTTTGCAAATCCGCTTGGAATCGGCGGTGGCTTTGATAAAAACGCAACGATGATAAAAGCACTAAACGCACTTGGATTTGGCTATTTAGAATACGGCACTTTCACGCCAAAACCACAACCCGGAAACGCTAAGCCTCGCCTTTTTCGCCTAATAGAAGAAGAGAGTTTGCAAAATGCAATGGGCTTTAACAACAAAGGCTGGGAAGCTATCGCAAAAAGAGTAGAAAAAATTTATCCTTTTAAGGCTCCCTTAATCGCAAATATCGGCAAAAATAAAATCACGCCAAACGAAGATGCGTTAAAAGACTATGAAATTTTAACGCAAAAATTCAAAGATTTATGCGATATTTTTGTTATCAATATTTCATCGCCAAATACCCCAAATTTGCGTGATTTGCAAGATGAAAAATTTATAAAAGATATTTTTGAAACCATGAAAAGCATAACCGATAAACCAATCTTGCTAAAAATCGCCCCCGATATGAGTTTTGGCAAAGCGATTGATTTGTGTTCTTGTGCCGTGCAAAACGGCGCAAACGGCGTAATCATCAACAACACAAGCATTGATTATAGCCTAACGCCAAAGGCAAAAGATTTTGGCGGACTTAGCGGAAAGCTAATCACAAAAAAAACAAAAGAGCTTTTTAAAGCTGTGGCAAACGAGCTTTTTGGAGAAACGATTTTGATAAGTTGCGGTGGTATCGACAACGGTAAAGAAGCCTATGAACGCATAAAAATGGGTGCTAGTTTGGTTGAAATTTACACAAGTTTTATCTTTAAAGGTCCAAGCGTGATTAAAAATATAAATTCGCAAATTGCTGAGTTGCTCGAAAAAGACGGATTTACTAATATTACCCAAGCAATCGGCGTAAATGCTAAAAAGGCAATATAA
- a CDS encoding MlaE family ABC transporter permease, with protein MANSPFSVLQNGDETTIYLNGDWTYKLKQAHFNELKKNIQNARNINLNFSNLSDLDYFAAVLLKKSLSGKIYKFSDESRKVKAIFEFINDENIDFKDIPQKNSENIFSQIGRSVVLGISNLLNLATFLGEFVIKFFQMLLHPSKIRFKEVVNFAKDSGIDALFIVGLTAFLIGVVLAYIGSDMLSQFGASIYIIDIMGTLTLREIAPLIAAIVVAGRTSSSFTAQIGVMKITEEIDAMKTMGFDPFYFLSMPRILAMILIMPFVICIADLISILAQMIVCNAYLDILFSDYLTRFKEAVELRHFFVGLIKAPFFGAIIALIGCMRGFEVQGNTQSIGIYTTISVVNAIFWVIAIDAIFAVTFSELGI; from the coding sequence TTGGCAAATTCGCCTTTTTCCGTTTTGCAAAACGGCGATGAAACTACTATATATCTTAACGGCGACTGGACTTATAAGCTAAAACAGGCTCATTTTAATGAGCTCAAAAAAAATATTCAAAATGCACGAAATATAAATTTAAACTTTTCAAATTTGAGCGATTTAGACTATTTTGCCGCAGTTTTGCTAAAAAAATCACTCAGCGGAAAAATTTATAAATTTAGCGATGAAAGCAGAAAAGTTAAAGCCATTTTTGAATTTATAAATGACGAAAATATCGATTTTAAAGATATTCCACAAAAAAATAGTGAAAATATTTTTTCTCAAATCGGACGAAGCGTAGTTTTGGGAATTTCAAATTTACTAAATTTGGCGACATTTTTGGGCGAATTTGTGATTAAATTCTTTCAAATGCTACTTCACCCAAGCAAAATTCGCTTTAAAGAAGTTGTAAATTTTGCCAAAGATAGCGGAATTGATGCGCTTTTTATCGTAGGACTAACTGCTTTTTTAATCGGCGTTGTTTTAGCCTATATCGGCTCTGATATGCTTTCTCAATTTGGTGCAAGTATCTATATAATCGACATTATGGGAACACTAACCTTGCGTGAAATCGCACCCCTAATCGCAGCTATCGTAGTTGCGGGTCGGACATCATCAAGCTTTACCGCTCAAATAGGCGTTATGAAAATCACAGAAGAGATTGACGCGATGAAAACAATGGGCTTTGATCCCTTTTATTTCCTATCAATGCCGCGAATTTTAGCGATGATTTTGATAATGCCGTTTGTCATTTGCATAGCAGATCTTATCAGCATTTTAGCACAAATGATAGTCTGCAATGCCTATTTGGATATTTTATTTAGCGATTATTTGACTAGATTTAAAGAAGCCGTCGAGCTTAGACATTTTTTTGTAGGTCTTATAAAAGCGCCGTTTTTTGGTGCGATAATCGCGCTAATTGGCTGTATGCGTGGTTTTGAAGTGCAAGGAAATACGCAAAGTATCGGAATTTACACTACAATTAGCGTTGTAAATGCCATTTTTTGGGTAATTGCGATCGATGCCATTTTTGCGGTAACATTTTCGGAGCTTGGGATATGA
- a CDS encoding enoyl-ACP reductase encodes MNEFKGKTLVISGGTRGIGRAIVLEFAKCGVNIAFTYNSNADLANEQAIELEKEFGIKAKAYPLNILEPETYKELFLEIDKDFDRIDFFISNAIISGRAVAGGYTKFMRLKPRGINNIFTATVNAFVVGAQEAAKRMELVGGGSIISLSSTGNLVYIENYSGHGTAKAAVEAMARYAATELGEKNIRVNVVSGGPIETDALRAFTNYEEVRDMTAKLSPLNRMGQPTDLAGACLFLCSSKASWVTGHTFIVDGGTTFK; translated from the coding sequence ATGAACGAATTTAAAGGAAAAACATTAGTTATCAGTGGCGGAACGCGTGGCATTGGTCGAGCGATAGTTTTAGAATTTGCCAAATGTGGCGTAAATATCGCTTTTACATACAATTCAAATGCAGATTTAGCCAACGAACAAGCTATTGAGCTTGAAAAAGAATTTGGCATAAAAGCAAAAGCATATCCGTTAAATATTTTAGAGCCTGAAACCTACAAAGAGCTATTTTTAGAAATCGACAAAGATTTCGATAGGATTGATTTTTTCATCTCAAATGCTATTATCTCAGGTCGCGCAGTAGCCGGTGGATATACTAAATTTATGCGTTTAAAACCGCGTGGTATAAATAATATCTTTACTGCAACCGTAAATGCCTTTGTCGTGGGCGCACAAGAAGCAGCTAAACGCATGGAGCTAGTTGGCGGCGGTAGCATAATAAGTCTAAGCTCAACAGGAAATTTAGTCTATATAGAAAACTACTCAGGTCACGGCACGGCAAAAGCAGCAGTCGAAGCCATGGCAAGATACGCCGCGACTGAGCTTGGAGAGAAAAATATTCGCGTAAATGTCGTAAGCGGCGGACCTATCGAAACTGACGCTTTAAGAGCATTTACAAACTACGAAGAAGTTCGCGATATGACGGCAAAATTATCACCTCTTAACCGCATGGGTCAGCCAACAGACCTAGCAGGTGCGTGTTTGTTCCTTTGTTCGAGCAAGGCTAGTTGGGTAACAGGTCATACATTTATCGTCGATGGCGGAACGACTTTTAAATAA
- the pgsA gene encoding CDP-diacylglycerol--glycerol-3-phosphate 3-phosphatidyltransferase, which translates to MWNLPNILASFRVLLAPLFLYFLILAGNNDTSVHTSWLNYFAALVFVIASVTDFFDGYIARKWNQITKLGSIIDPLADKMLTLAGFLGLALIDRANVWAVYLILIREFFITGFRTVMVSENISVSASMAGKVKTVFQMIAIGFLTMQWKGGELLLWIAVILTLYSGFEYIFAYLKNRK; encoded by the coding sequence ATGTGGAATTTACCAAATATCTTAGCTAGTTTTCGTGTTTTACTTGCGCCTTTGTTTTTGTATTTTCTGATTTTAGCAGGAAACAACGACACGAGTGTCCATACAAGTTGGCTAAACTACTTTGCCGCACTTGTTTTTGTCATCGCTTCGGTAACGGACTTTTTTGACGGATATATCGCTAGAAAATGGAATCAAATCACAAAACTAGGCTCGATCATCGATCCACTAGCCGATAAAATGCTTACACTTGCGGGTTTTTTGGGACTTGCTCTCATTGACCGTGCAAATGTCTGGGCTGTTTATCTTATTTTGATCCGTGAATTTTTTATCACAGGATTTCGCACGGTTATGGTTAGCGAAAATATCAGTGTTTCAGCGTCCATGGCAGGAAAGGTAAAAACCGTTTTTCAGATGATAGCAATCGGCTTTTTAACCATGCAGTGGAAAGGCGGAGAGCTTTTACTTTGGATAGCCGTCATCTTAACGCTATATTCAGGGTTTGAGTATATTTTTGCTTATCTTAAAAATAGAAAATAA
- the dapA gene encoding 4-hydroxy-tetrahydrodipicolinate synthase, with amino-acid sequence MNKNVITGSMVAIITPFKNGKVDEVSYAKLIKRQIDNGINVIVPVGTTGESATLTHDEHRICIEIAVDTCKNTGVKVLAGAGSNATHEAVDLAKFAQNHGADGILSVAPYYNKPTQKGLYLHYKEIANSIEIPVLLYNVPGRTGCDISADTIIKLFNDCDNIYGVKEASGSIDKCVDLLAHEPRLVVVSGEDAINYPILSNSGKGVISVTANLLPDYIANLTNFAMKNEFLKAKEINDDLYAINKILFCESNPIPIKAAMFLAGLIDTLEYRLPLCEPSSENLKKIESVMKQYNIKGF; translated from the coding sequence ATGAATAAAAATGTCATTACAGGCTCGATGGTTGCGATAATCACGCCTTTTAAAAACGGAAAAGTAGATGAAGTAAGTTACGCAAAACTGATAAAAAGACAAATCGACAATGGCATAAATGTGATAGTTCCTGTTGGGACCACAGGCGAGAGCGCGACTTTGACGCATGATGAGCATAGAATTTGCATAGAAATCGCCGTTGATACATGCAAAAATACAGGCGTAAAAGTCCTAGCAGGGGCTGGCTCAAACGCCACACATGAAGCTGTTGATTTAGCTAAATTTGCTCAAAACCACGGAGCTGACGGAATTCTCTCCGTTGCGCCATATTACAACAAACCTACGCAAAAAGGGCTTTATTTGCACTATAAAGAGATAGCAAATTCTATCGAAATCCCGGTATTACTTTATAATGTCCCGGGCAGAACGGGTTGCGATATTTCAGCCGATACAATCATAAAGCTATTTAACGATTGTGATAATATTTACGGCGTTAAAGAAGCAAGCGGAAGTATCGATAAATGCGTGGATTTACTAGCGCATGAGCCTCGCCTTGTAGTCGTTAGTGGCGAAGATGCGATAAACTATCCGATTTTAAGCAACAGCGGAAAAGGCGTTATCTCTGTAACAGCAAATTTACTGCCTGATTACATTGCAAATTTGACAAATTTTGCGATGAAAAACGAATTTTTAAAAGCAAAAGAGATAAATGATGATTTGTATGCAATAAACAAAATTCTATTTTGCGAAAGCAACCCAATACCGATAAAAGCGGCAATGTTTTTAGCTGGTCTTATTGATACGCTTGAATATCGCCTACCACTTTGCGAACCAAGTAGCGAAAATCTCAAAAAAATCGAAAGCGTAATGAAACAATACAATATAAAAGGATTTTAA
- the murJ gene encoding murein biosynthesis integral membrane protein MurJ yields MFKGFFTNSFGILVSRILGLVRDLMTASVLGAGIWSDIFFVAFKLPNLFRRLFGEGSFTQAFMPSFAHAKKKGIFAASVLLKFTIFILFLTFVVLLFAAFFTKILALGFDKQTINLAVPFVRINFLYLTFIFIVTLFAAMLQYRDHFATTAFSTALLNLAMIVALILAREKDDKTIVLYLSIGVVVGGFLQLLVHIYALKFTGLLKVLLGGFSRIKNGEKADTKGFYKNFYHGVIGSSALQISSFVDTWFASFLAFGSISYLYYANRIFQLPFALFAIALSVAIFPKIAKQIKSGNDKEAQNLLEKSFYFLLFLLLASTIGGIMLSFEISWLLFERGEFTREDTIECAKVLAAFMVGLVPFGLAKLFSQWLYSKMKQKEAAKFSIQSLILNVALCAIFVKPYGAAGLALASSLSGVFLLYKNIKEFGFNNFLAIIKFRKFVPILAICVVEIVILYFFKGFINGYF; encoded by the coding sequence ATGTTTAAGGGCTTTTTTACAAATAGTTTTGGAATTTTAGTTTCACGCATTTTAGGCTTAGTGCGAGATCTGATGACAGCTTCCGTGCTGGGGGCTGGAATTTGGAGTGATATATTTTTTGTAGCGTTTAAACTACCAAATTTATTTCGTAGGCTTTTTGGCGAAGGCTCCTTTACACAGGCATTTATGCCAAGTTTTGCCCATGCTAAAAAAAAGGGAATTTTTGCTGCTTCGGTGCTACTTAAATTTACGATTTTTATACTTTTTTTAACCTTTGTCGTTTTACTTTTTGCGGCGTTTTTTACAAAAATTTTAGCCCTTGGATTTGATAAGCAAACCATAAATTTAGCCGTTCCTTTCGTGCGAATAAATTTTTTATATCTAACATTTATCTTTATCGTTACGCTATTTGCGGCAATGTTGCAGTATCGTGATCACTTCGCCACGACGGCATTTTCAACGGCACTCTTAAATTTAGCGATGATTGTGGCTTTGATTTTAGCTCGTGAAAAAGATGATAAAACTATCGTTTTATATCTTAGTATCGGCGTTGTCGTGGGCGGATTTTTGCAACTTTTAGTTCATATTTATGCCTTGAAATTTACAGGACTTTTAAAGGTGCTGCTGGGCGGTTTTTCACGCATAAAAAATGGCGAAAAAGCCGATACAAAAGGCTTTTATAAAAACTTTTATCACGGCGTTATCGGCTCATCGGCTTTGCAAATTTCAAGTTTTGTCGATACTTGGTTTGCTAGTTTTTTAGCGTTTGGAAGCATTAGTTATTTATACTATGCAAACCGAATTTTTCAACTTCCCTTTGCACTTTTTGCGATTGCGCTTTCGGTTGCAATCTTCCCAAAAATCGCAAAACAAATCAAATCAGGCAACGACAAAGAAGCCCAAAATTTACTAGAAAAAAGTTTTTATTTTTTACTTTTTTTGCTTTTAGCTTCGACTATCGGCGGAATAATGCTTAGTTTTGAAATTTCGTGGTTACTTTTTGAACGGGGCGAATTCACAAGAGAAGACACGATAGAGTGCGCAAAAGTCTTGGCTGCTTTTATGGTGGGTCTAGTTCCTTTTGGTTTAGCAAAGCTCTTTTCGCAGTGGCTATATTCGAAAATGAAACAAAAGGAAGCTGCTAAATTTTCTATTCAAAGTTTAATTTTAAATGTCGCTTTGTGCGCTATTTTTGTTAAACCTTACGGAGCTGCCGGGTTAGCATTAGCTAGTTCGCTCTCAGGCGTTTTTTTGCTTTATAAAAATATAAAAGAATTTGGATTTAATAACTTTTTAGCTATAATTAAATTTCGCAAATTTGTGCCGATTTTAGCCATTTGCGTGGTTGAAATCGTTATTTTATACTTTTTCAAAGGCTTTATAAATGGTTATTTTTGA
- the cysS gene encoding cysteine--tRNA ligase, giving the protein MVIFDSVKRKKVEFTPEDKTCVNFYVCGPTVYDDAHLGHAKSAISFDLLRRVLIANGYGVKFIKNFTDIDDKILKKMSETGKSLEEITEFYIKRYLDDMDALNVLRADVEPKATETIAEIIAYIKNLLQNGYAYEITGDGIYFDTAKDSDYLSLSGKANDLSHQARVVSNSAKKSEKDFVLWKFDENWYECEFGKGRPGWHSECVAMIKKHFGKNKSEFCIDIHAGGLDLLFPHHENEAAQCRCGERKNLAKYWLHNGFVQVNNEKMSKSLGNSFFIKDALKFVPGEALRFYLMSSHYRANFNYSLEDLNASKKRLDKIYRLKKRLFGVSAGAVNAEFRAEILSALNDDLNSSLALASLDNFINFANEYLDKNPKDKIKKSEFMANLGFVAEILGILQIDENEYFQFGVSDEDKAKIAKFIAQRSEAKKEKNFALADEIRENLTKMGISIMDTPSGTIWEVMNESDKK; this is encoded by the coding sequence ATGGTTATTTTTGATAGTGTTAAAAGAAAAAAGGTCGAATTTACGCCAGAGGATAAAACTTGCGTGAATTTTTATGTTTGCGGTCCGACTGTTTATGATGATGCGCATTTAGGACATGCAAAAAGTGCGATTAGCTTTGATTTGCTTCGTAGAGTTTTGATTGCAAACGGATACGGCGTTAAATTTATAAAAAACTTTACCGACATTGATGATAAAATCTTAAAAAAAATGAGCGAAACTGGCAAAAGTTTAGAAGAGATAACCGAATTTTATATAAAGCGTTATTTGGATGATATGGACGCTTTAAATGTCCTTAGAGCCGATGTCGAACCAAAGGCGACTGAAACTATCGCTGAAATCATCGCTTATATAAAAAATTTGCTTCAAAATGGCTATGCTTATGAGATTACGGGCGATGGAATTTACTTTGACACGGCAAAAGATAGCGATTATTTAAGCCTTAGCGGAAAAGCAAACGATTTAAGTCACCAAGCAAGAGTTGTCTCAAATTCAGCCAAAAAAAGCGAAAAAGACTTTGTTTTATGGAAATTTGATGAAAACTGGTATGAGTGCGAATTTGGAAAAGGTCGTCCCGGTTGGCACAGCGAGTGCGTAGCGATGATAAAAAAGCATTTTGGCAAAAATAAAAGCGAATTTTGCATTGATATTCACGCAGGCGGTCTTGATTTACTCTTTCCGCACCACGAAAACGAAGCCGCTCAGTGTCGTTGCGGTGAGCGCAAAAATTTAGCCAAATACTGGCTTCACAACGGCTTTGTGCAGGTAAATAACGAAAAAATGAGCAAAAGCTTAGGAAATAGCTTTTTTATAAAAGATGCTCTTAAATTTGTGCCGGGCGAAGCTTTGCGATTTTACCTTATGAGTTCGCATTACCGCGCAAATTTTAACTATTCGCTTGAAGATTTAAACGCTAGTAAAAAACGGCTTGATAAAATTTATCGCCTTAAAAAACGGCTTTTTGGAGTGAGCGCGGGTGCGGTAAATGCCGAATTTCGAGCTGAAATTTTATCTGCTTTAAATGATGATTTAAACTCATCTTTGGCGCTGGCAAGTTTGGACAATTTTATAAATTTTGCAAATGAATATTTAGATAAAAATCCAAAAGATAAAATCAAAAAGTCTGAATTTATGGCAAATTTGGGCTTTGTGGCTGAAATTTTGGGAATTTTACAAATAGATGAAAACGAGTATTTTCAATTTGGCGTAAGCGATGAAGACAAGGCTAAAATCGCCAAATTTATCGCTCAAAGAAGCGAAGCAAAAAAAGAGAAAAATTTCGCTCTTGCCGATGAGATACGAGAAAATTTAACCAAAATGGGAATTTCCATTATGGATACGCCAAGTGGCACCATTTGGGAAGTTATGAACGAAAGCGATAAAAAATGA
- a CDS encoding M16 family metallopeptidase, which yields MFPKFDKITLENGLEVYAVPVNLGSSVISVDIFYNVGSKDEIMGKSGIAHMLEHMNFKSTKNRKAGEFDKIVKGFGGVNNASTGFDYTHYFIKCSNANLEKSLELYADIMQNLDLQDDEFQPERSVVLEERRWRTDNDPSGYLFFRLYNTAFSYHSYHWTPIGFKEDIKNWTIDDIKDFHAKFYQPKNAVLIVAGDIEKNQIFDLAKKYFGNIENKSEIPQNHCTEPVQDGEKSAMIYKKSEVDIVAIAFKIPPFNHADQVGLNALEEYLSGGKSSLFQRVLVDEKKLANYVGIYNMSAKFENLFIIFAYANIGIKAEILRDEIFDLIEFAKNTEITDDDMTKIQNSVKKDFIYSLDSASKVASIFGDYIIRGDLDALFAYEKGIKNLQKANLKDCMEKYLVRKNSTTMILRKEENE from the coding sequence ATGTTTCCTAAATTTGATAAAATCACCCTAGAAAACGGACTTGAAGTTTATGCGGTACCTGTGAATTTAGGAAGTAGCGTTATAAGTGTCGATATTTTTTATAATGTCGGCTCAAAAGATGAAATCATGGGCAAAAGCGGTATAGCCCACATGCTAGAACACATGAATTTCAAATCTACAAAAAATCGCAAAGCAGGAGAATTTGATAAAATCGTAAAAGGCTTTGGCGGTGTAAATAACGCGAGCACGGGGTTTGATTATACTCATTATTTCATAAAGTGTTCAAATGCAAATTTAGAAAAATCGCTCGAACTATATGCTGATATTATGCAAAATTTAGATTTGCAAGATGATGAATTTCAGCCCGAGCGAAGCGTTGTCTTAGAAGAACGCAGATGGCGGACCGATAACGATCCAAGCGGATATTTGTTTTTTAGACTTTACAATACGGCTTTTTCGTATCACTCTTATCACTGGACGCCAATCGGCTTTAAAGAAGATATAAAAAACTGGACGATTGATGATATAAAGGATTTTCACGCTAAATTTTATCAACCAAAAAATGCCGTTTTGATTGTCGCAGGGGATATTGAAAAAAATCAAATTTTTGATTTGGCTAAAAAATATTTCGGTAATATCGAAAATAAAAGCGAAATCCCACAAAATCACTGCACCGAGCCAGTTCAAGACGGAGAAAAATCTGCTATGATTTATAAAAAAAGCGAAGTTGATATTGTGGCTATTGCTTTTAAAATTCCGCCATTTAACCACGCAGATCAAGTAGGACTAAATGCCCTTGAAGAGTATCTAAGCGGCGGCAAAAGTTCGCTTTTTCAACGAGTTTTAGTTGATGAGAAAAAGTTGGCAAATTATGTTGGAATTTATAATATGTCGGCAAAATTTGAGAATTTATTTATTATTTTTGCTTATGCAAATATCGGCATAAAAGCTGAAATTTTGCGTGATGAGATTTTTGATTTAATCGAATTTGCAAAAAACACAGAAATCACAGATGACGACATGACAAAAATTCAAAACTCTGTTAAAAAAGATTTTATCTACTCACTTGATAGTGCTTCAAAAGTCGCTTCTATTTTTGGAGATTATATCATTAGGGGCGATTTGGACGCTTTATTTGCCTATGAAAAAGGGATAAAAAATTTACAAAAGGCAAATTTAAAAGATTGTATGGAAAAATATTTGGTTAGAAAAAATTCAACAACGATGATATTAAGAAAGGAAGAAAATGAATAA
- a CDS encoding ABC transporter ATP-binding protein produces the protein MKEFLQILKRFSPFFKDFKVQFFFAIIGMILAALGTAGLSYILEPTMDGVFVEKGENYLKLIPFAIIAIFLAKSLGNFMQTYFTGYIGQNVVRIFREKILSTLIYLDMSFFHKFRTGELMSRTINDVERIRTIISNMIPEFFTNLITIIGLLGVVIYQSPKLAFFALIVLPCAVYPLSRLAKRMRRISKASQEKTADINSVLSEIYSNIEIVKANNAQKSEIKRFSEENYRIYRLNFKAIITNGLVSPLMEMLGGIGIAVVIYIGGKEVIDGAMTLGKFTSFVAALFMLYTPIKKVTSVFNNMQDAIVASNRTFELIDKTPSIIGGKKEFPKNINSLSFQNVSLNYGEKTALKNINFSVNKGQTIALVGNSGGGKTSIVNLIMRFYDTTSGNILVNNDDLCEFSLESLRENIGFVSQRIYIFNDTIANNVAYGKTYDEEKVINALKSANAYEFVMGLENGIHTNLNEFGTNISGGQRQRIAIARALYNNPQILIFDEATSALDNVSEKAITEVIEKIKTDKIVFIIAHRLSTIENAGKIAVVNNGEIVGFGDDEKLVRECEIYQKLKGNFAYENKDTSEK, from the coding sequence ATGAAGGAATTTTTGCAAATTTTAAAGCGATTTAGCCCGTTTTTCAAAGATTTTAAAGTTCAATTTTTCTTTGCGATTATCGGTATGATTTTAGCTGCACTTGGCACAGCCGGGTTATCTTATATACTCGAACCCACAATGGACGGCGTTTTTGTCGAAAAAGGCGAAAACTATCTCAAACTCATACCATTTGCGATAATCGCCATTTTTTTAGCAAAAAGTCTTGGTAACTTTATGCAGACATATTTTACAGGCTACATAGGACAAAATGTCGTTAGAATTTTTAGAGAAAAAATCCTATCTACGCTAATCTACCTTGATATGAGCTTTTTTCATAAATTTAGAACAGGCGAGTTGATGAGTAGGACGATCAATGATGTCGAGCGAATTCGAACTATCATCTCAAATATGATACCTGAATTTTTTACAAATTTAATCACCATAATCGGACTTTTAGGCGTTGTGATTTACCAAAGTCCAAAACTAGCATTTTTTGCCTTGATTGTGCTTCCGTGTGCTGTATATCCACTTTCTCGTCTTGCAAAGCGAATGAGACGAATTTCAAAAGCTTCACAAGAAAAAACAGCAGATATAAACTCGGTTCTTAGCGAAATTTACTCAAATATCGAAATCGTAAAAGCAAATAACGCCCAAAAAAGTGAAATAAAACGATTTTCGGAAGAAAACTACCGAATTTATAGACTAAATTTCAAAGCTATCATCACAAATGGTCTAGTTAGCCCGTTAATGGAAATGCTAGGCGGTATCGGTATTGCCGTAGTCATCTACATAGGCGGAAAAGAGGTCATAGATGGCGCTATGACGCTTGGTAAATTTACTTCGTTTGTAGCAGCACTTTTTATGCTTTATACGCCTATAAAGAAGGTTACTAGCGTGTTTAATAATATGCAAGATGCAATAGTAGCGAGTAACCGAACTTTTGAACTAATCGATAAAACGCCGTCCATCATCGGCGGAAAGAAAGAATTTCCAAAAAATATAAATTCTCTTTCGTTTCAAAATGTCAGCCTAAACTACGGCGAAAAAACGGCTTTAAAAAATATAAATTTTAGCGTAAATAAAGGTCAAACTATCGCACTTGTTGGCAACAGCGGTGGCGGAAAAACTTCGATTGTAAATTTGATTATGAGATTTTACGATACCACAAGCGGAAATATTTTGGTAAATAATGATGATTTGTGCGAATTTAGCCTTGAAAGTCTGCGTGAAAATATCGGTTTTGTAAGCCAACGCATTTACATTTTTAACGACACTATCGCAAACAATGTCGCTTATGGTAAAACTTACGATGAAGAAAAGGTTATAAATGCCCTTAAATCGGCAAATGCTTATGAATTTGTAATGGGGCTTGAAAACGGAATTCACACAAATTTAAATGAATTTGGCACAAATATAAGCGGCGGACAAAGACAGCGAATCGCCATTGCTAGGGCATTGTATAATAATCCGCAAATTTTGATTTTCGATGAGGCAACTTCTGCGTTAGATAATGTCAGCGAAAAAGCCATTACAGAAGTGATAGAAAAAATCAAAACTGATAAAATCGTATTTATCATAGCGCACCGTCTTAGCACTATCGAAAACGCAGGTAAAATCGCAGTCGTAAATAACGGCGAAATCGTAGGTTTTGGTGACGATGAAAAGCTAGTTAGAGAGTGTGAAATTTATCAAAAACTAAAAGGAAATTTCGCTTACGAAAACAAAGATACAAGCGAAAAATAG